Proteins co-encoded in one Deltaproteobacteria bacterium genomic window:
- the xerD gene encoding site-specific tyrosine recombinase XerD, producing the protein MSELDGWIDRYFVYLRAEKGLADNTLDAYARDLALFVDYCEREGIDRPDRVDRAHLMQFTGERREAGRSARTAARNLIAVRGFLRFLEIEGGVKTDPSELVALPRARTDLPDVLTVDEVDALIAAPDRKTPAGLRDAAMLELLYATGLRVSELIGLATTQVHFDAGFVRTFGKGAKERLVPFGDGAERALRDYLELGRGALLKGRMSEALFVTNRGGPMTRQNFWTLVGKLASRAGIRKKIHPHTLRHSFATHLLEHGADLRVVQTLLGHSDISTTSIYTHVERERLKRVHKSAHPRG; encoded by the coding sequence ATGAGCGAACTGGACGGATGGATCGACCGCTACTTCGTGTACCTTCGGGCCGAGAAGGGGCTCGCGGACAACACGCTCGACGCCTACGCCCGCGACCTCGCCCTCTTCGTCGACTACTGCGAGCGCGAGGGCATCGACCGGCCGGACCGCGTCGACCGCGCCCACCTGATGCAGTTCACCGGCGAGCGCCGCGAGGCGGGGCGCAGCGCGCGAACGGCCGCGCGAAACCTGATCGCCGTGCGCGGATTTCTGCGTTTTCTGGAAATCGAGGGCGGCGTGAAGACCGATCCGTCCGAACTCGTCGCCCTGCCGCGCGCGCGCACCGACCTGCCCGACGTGCTCACCGTGGACGAAGTCGACGCGCTCATCGCCGCGCCCGACCGAAAGACGCCCGCCGGACTGCGCGATGCGGCCATGCTGGAACTGTTGTACGCGACCGGCCTTCGCGTCTCGGAGTTGATCGGCCTGGCGACGACGCAGGTCCACTTCGATGCTGGGTTCGTACGCACCTTCGGCAAGGGCGCGAAGGAGAGACTGGTGCCTTTCGGCGACGGGGCCGAGCGCGCGTTGCGCGACTACCTCGAACTGGGACGCGGCGCGCTGCTCAAGGGCCGAATGAGCGAGGCGCTTTTCGTGACGAATCGAGGCGGCCCGATGACGCGGCAGAACTTCTGGACGCTGGTCGGCAAGCTCGCGTCGAGGGCGGGAATCCGAAAAAAGATCCACCCGCACACGCTGCGCCACAGCTTCGCGACACACTTGCTGGAGCACGGCGCGGACCTGCGCGTCGTGCAGACTTTGCTCGGTCACTCGGACATTTCGACGACCTCGATCTACACGCACGTCGAACGCGAGCGACTCAAGCGCGTGCACAAATCGGCGCATCCGAGGGGGTGA
- a CDS encoding CCA tRNA nucleotidyltransferase, with the protein MKTSDDTLEDLAARFRTSVPAAILRRVRAIATWTREDAARCALVGGPVRDLLLGAPNIDIDLAVETDVRALVRRAEREWGCEARYYDAFETATLLFEDGSKIDLARTRTETYAQPGALPDVEPASLDDDLRRRDFTINAMALVVRGDGFERLLDPFDGRSDLARRWVRMLHRASFLDDPTRIYRAARFAGRLNFRVETKTARRILSAVAAFAPASVSAARLAREMRLILSEAHPVPALWLVQQFRAERFVFPNLDRDTKPLRRLACTDAFVRRLDHAPLLDFVTMRAVALAWDWPEAAAVEWLIALGVPSSAAQRLAADAARAPEVVRELLAFPRQRRDERLLAFDGMRDEALAVVAFLSNEVVRHCVARYWEIRPLKKVQLTGDDLQAMGIRPGPGIGRALAELRRAVWRGDAGADRETQHRWMEESLKKLSQR; encoded by the coding sequence GTGAAAACTTCCGACGACACGCTGGAAGACCTCGCCGCGAGATTTCGGACGTCCGTCCCGGCCGCAATCCTGCGCCGCGTGCGCGCGATCGCGACGTGGACGCGCGAAGACGCAGCGCGCTGCGCCCTGGTGGGCGGACCCGTGCGCGATCTGCTGTTGGGTGCGCCGAACATCGACATCGACCTCGCCGTCGAGACGGACGTTCGCGCCCTCGTCCGTCGCGCCGAACGCGAGTGGGGCTGCGAAGCTCGCTATTACGACGCGTTCGAGACGGCGACGCTGCTCTTCGAAGACGGTTCGAAGATCGACCTCGCGCGTACCCGCACGGAGACCTACGCGCAGCCCGGCGCACTGCCCGACGTCGAGCCGGCATCGCTCGACGACGACCTGCGGCGACGCGATTTTACGATCAACGCGATGGCCCTCGTCGTTCGCGGCGATGGATTCGAGCGCCTGCTCGATCCCTTTGACGGTCGGTCCGATCTCGCACGACGATGGGTTCGGATGCTGCACCGGGCGTCGTTTCTCGACGATCCCACGCGCATCTACCGCGCGGCCCGATTCGCCGGTCGATTGAATTTTCGCGTCGAGACGAAAACGGCCCGACGGATTCTCTCGGCCGTCGCGGCCTTCGCTCCGGCAAGCGTGAGCGCGGCGCGGCTGGCCCGCGAGATGCGGCTGATCCTCTCGGAGGCGCACCCCGTTCCGGCGCTATGGCTCGTGCAGCAGTTTCGCGCCGAGCGTTTCGTTTTCCCGAATCTGGACCGTGATACGAAGCCGCTGCGTCGATTGGCCTGCACGGACGCCTTTGTGAGGCGCTTGGATCACGCACCGCTTCTCGACTTCGTAACGATGCGCGCGGTCGCGCTGGCCTGGGACTGGCCGGAGGCGGCTGCCGTCGAATGGCTCATCGCGCTCGGCGTTCCGTCCTCCGCGGCGCAACGACTTGCGGCCGATGCCGCTCGCGCTCCTGAGGTCGTGCGCGAGCTGCTCGCATTTCCGCGACAGCGAAGAGACGAGCGGTTGTTGGCTTTCGACGGTATGCGCGACGAGGCGCTCGCGGTCGTGGCGTTCTTGTCGAACGAAGTCGTTCGCCATTGCGTGGCGCGGTATTGGGAGATTCGACCCCTGAAGAAAGTCCAATTGACCGGCGACGACCTGCAGGCGATGGGAATTCGGCCCGGGCCGGGGATCGGACGGGCGTTGGCGGAGCTGCGACGGGCGGTCTGGCGCGGCGATGCGGGCGCTGATCGCGAGACGCAACACCGCTGGATGGAAGAGAGCTTGAAAAAACTATCCCAGCGTTGA
- a CDS encoding flagellin FliC, translated as MGLVITNNVSSLNAQRNINKSQGGLSKSLERLSSGLRINRAGDDAAGLAISEKLRSNVRALSQAGRNASDAISLIQTAEGSMNEISSSLIRMKELAEQAATGTVGTQERGFLNQEFQALRTEITRIADNTRFNDTSLLDGSLDTTIQIGVTSTETISISVSDVDSAALTLTTSISTVTNAQSALSSVTTAIGTVSSRRSALGALQNRFESIVANIENQVENLTGAESRIRDVDIAAETANLTKFSILQQAGVSVLSQANQSPTVALSLLG; from the coding sequence ATGGGTCTCGTTATCACCAATAACGTCTCGTCTCTGAACGCTCAGCGCAACATCAACAAGTCGCAGGGCGGCTTGTCGAAAAGCCTCGAGCGCCTGTCTTCCGGTCTCCGCATCAACCGCGCCGGCGACGACGCCGCGGGTCTCGCGATTTCCGAGAAATTGCGTTCCAACGTCCGCGCCCTCAGCCAGGCCGGCCGCAACGCCTCGGACGCGATTTCGTTGATCCAGACCGCTGAAGGATCGATGAACGAAATCAGCAGCTCGCTGATCCGCATGAAGGAACTGGCCGAGCAGGCCGCGACCGGCACGGTCGGCACGCAGGAGCGAGGGTTCCTGAATCAGGAATTCCAGGCGCTGCGCACGGAAATCACGCGAATCGCGGACAACACGCGGTTCAACGACACCTCGCTGCTCGACGGCTCCCTCGACACGACGATCCAGATCGGCGTCACCTCGACCGAGACGATCAGCATTTCGGTTTCGGACGTCGACTCCGCCGCCCTGACCCTGACCACCTCGATCAGCACCGTCACGAACGCGCAGAGCGCTCTGTCGTCGGTCACGACGGCCATCGGCACCGTGTCGAGCCGCCGTTCCGCCCTCGGCGCCTTGCAGAACCGGTTCGAGTCGATCGTGGCGAACATCGAAAACCAGGTGGAAAACCTGACGGGCGCCGAATCCCGTATCCGCGACGTCGATATCGCGGCCGAGACGGCGAACCTGACCAAGTTCAGCATCCTGCAGCAGGCCGGTGTGTCGGTTCTGTCCCAGGCGAACCAGTCGCCGACCGTCGCCCTCTCGCTGCTCGGCTAA
- the ispH gene encoding 4-hydroxy-3-methylbut-2-enyl diphosphate reductase — MEFVLAKTAGFCWGVRRALNKTLEVDVPPGTKVTTLGPLVHNPQVIDLLKHRDIGVAKTVEEISGGVAIIRTHGVSPQVRAELETRAEKIFDQTCPVVVKVQKLVDVYKRKGHFVVIYGEPHHPEVQGLIGFAGEGNSIIIDKAEDLYRVKEMGHERIILVTQTTTNVAEWNRTMALARQEFPEVIVKDTMCDATIERQDDILELCREVEAMIVIGGKNSGNTTRLAQIAAEEFRLPTWHVESEDELMGVDFTPYAKIGVTAGASTPAWSIDRVMAYLKTLEDRSKNPVLSKIKFALTTMVVTNVFTSLAAGALCYVGAALQGVPFSSPFFWLAFFYVLSMHVLNRFTERNLDQFRDDPARVRFYEKHGKLMRVIGVGSGAIALAISVWMGVLPFLLILGASVIGVLYSVKIVPKRFMKTVGFRRLKDIAASKNFFVASAWAMVSIFPIFFLSADPDFVRTILAFVFLFVVTAMRSVVVDLTDMNADRLVGRETLPLVLGEKKTARYLLHAAGGLGVGLMGFAAVGLFPLSAWALGAWALGELVYLISHPPTFERGVVMRDLVVDSHFLAAALLMFLLGGI; from the coding sequence ATGGAATTCGTTCTGGCCAAAACGGCCGGATTCTGCTGGGGCGTCAGGCGAGCCCTGAATAAGACCCTCGAGGTGGACGTTCCGCCCGGAACGAAGGTCACCACGCTCGGTCCACTCGTCCACAATCCGCAGGTCATCGACCTGCTCAAGCACCGCGATATCGGTGTCGCGAAGACCGTCGAGGAGATCAGCGGCGGTGTCGCCATCATTCGCACGCACGGCGTTTCGCCCCAGGTCCGCGCCGAACTCGAGACCCGCGCCGAGAAGATCTTCGATCAGACTTGCCCCGTGGTGGTGAAGGTCCAGAAGCTCGTCGATGTCTACAAGCGCAAGGGCCACTTCGTCGTGATTTACGGCGAGCCCCACCACCCCGAGGTGCAGGGCCTCATCGGGTTCGCGGGCGAAGGCAACTCGATCATCATCGACAAGGCGGAGGATCTTTACCGCGTGAAAGAAATGGGGCACGAGCGGATCATCCTCGTCACGCAGACGACGACCAACGTCGCCGAGTGGAACCGGACGATGGCGCTCGCCCGTCAGGAGTTTCCCGAGGTCATCGTGAAGGACACGATGTGCGACGCGACGATCGAGCGGCAGGACGACATTCTGGAACTGTGCCGCGAGGTCGAGGCGATGATCGTCATCGGCGGAAAGAACTCGGGCAACACGACGCGCCTCGCGCAGATCGCCGCCGAGGAGTTCCGCCTGCCGACGTGGCACGTCGAGAGCGAGGACGAGCTCATGGGCGTGGACTTCACGCCTTACGCGAAGATCGGCGTCACCGCCGGCGCGTCCACGCCCGCGTGGAGCATCGACCGCGTCATGGCGTACCTCAAGACGCTCGAGGACCGCAGCAAGAATCCGGTACTCTCCAAGATCAAATTCGCGTTGACCACGATGGTCGTCACCAACGTGTTCACGAGCCTTGCGGCGGGCGCGTTGTGTTATGTGGGCGCGGCGCTTCAGGGCGTGCCGTTTTCGTCGCCGTTCTTCTGGTTGGCGTTCTTCTACGTGCTGTCGATGCACGTGCTCAACCGGTTCACGGAACGCAATCTCGACCAGTTCCGCGACGACCCGGCCCGCGTTCGGTTCTACGAAAAGCACGGCAAGCTGATGCGGGTGATCGGCGTCGGTTCGGGTGCGATCGCCCTCGCCATCAGCGTGTGGATGGGCGTGTTGCCGTTCCTGCTGATTCTCGGCGCGAGCGTGATCGGCGTGCTCTACTCCGTAAAAATCGTTCCCAAACGATTCATGAAAACCGTTGGCTTCCGCCGGCTCAAGGACATCGCCGCCAGCAAAAACTTCTTCGTCGCCTCGGCCTGGGCGATGGTGTCCATTTTTCCGATCTTCTTCCTCTCCGCAGATCCCGATTTCGTGCGAACGATTCTCGCGTTCGTATTCCTCTTCGTCGTCACCGCGATGCGTTCGGTGGTCGTGGATCTGACCGATATGAACGCGGACCGGCTCGTCGGTCGTGAGACGCTGCCGCTCGTGCTCGGCGAGAAAAAAACGGCCCGGTACCTGCTACACGCGGCCGGGGGACTCGGCGTCGGACTCATGGGCTTTGCGGCGGTGGGGTTGTTCCCGCTATCCGCGTGGGCGCTCGGGGCCTGGGCGCTCGGGGAACTCGTCTACCTGATCTCCCATCCGCCGACCTTTGAGCGGGGGGTCGTCATGCGCGATCTCGTCGTCGATTCGCACTTTCTCGCCGCCGCACTGCTGATGTTCCTGCTCGGCGGAATCTGA
- a CDS encoding prolipoprotein diacylglyceryl transferase gives MHPILLTIGGKEIHFYQVFYPLSLLLGIFLTVRRAKKEGFSEEIALKAFIWTLFGVLVGSRLLDVIVNTGWYIEDPKRIFIANTGVVLYGGYLGAVAGSWGYLAYKRHPILPMQDIASTYFGLGLLVHRSLACFMAGCCYGAPTDMPWGVVYPVGARAHKAFGEVPVHPTQLYEAFWGLLMFGVMVAYRDRKKNRFYGELFALQLMFYGVGRFLIELVRGDAARGRYGFLTTSQWISVALVTAAMILAIIVRRRKALVSAGKLKRADVCEPPPLKAFSKR, from the coding sequence ATGCACCCCATTCTCCTGACCATCGGCGGAAAAGAGATCCACTTCTACCAAGTCTTCTATCCGCTCTCGCTGCTTCTCGGGATCTTCCTCACGGTCCGGCGGGCAAAAAAGGAGGGATTTTCCGAGGAGATCGCACTCAAGGCGTTCATCTGGACGCTTTTCGGTGTGCTCGTCGGATCGCGCCTGCTGGACGTGATCGTCAACACCGGCTGGTACATCGAGGATCCCAAGCGCATTTTCATCGCCAACACCGGCGTCGTGCTTTACGGCGGTTACCTCGGGGCCGTCGCGGGAAGTTGGGGATACCTCGCCTACAAACGACACCCCATCCTGCCGATGCAGGACATCGCCTCGACCTATTTCGGACTGGGTCTGCTCGTCCACCGGTCGCTGGCATGTTTCATGGCGGGGTGCTGCTACGGCGCGCCGACGGACATGCCTTGGGGTGTGGTCTATCCCGTCGGCGCACGAGCCCATAAAGCTTTCGGCGAGGTGCCGGTCCACCCGACGCAGCTCTACGAGGCGTTTTGGGGGTTGCTGATGTTCGGCGTGATGGTCGCGTATCGCGACCGAAAGAAGAATCGGTTTTACGGTGAGCTCTTCGCGCTGCAACTCATGTTTTACGGGGTCGGTCGGTTCCTGATCGAGCTCGTGCGCGGCGACGCCGCCCGGGGACGATACGGGTTTCTCACCACAAGCCAGTGGATCAGCGTCGCCCTCGTGACCGCCGCTATGATCCTCGCCATAATCGTCCGCCGGAGAAAAGCCCTAGTATCCGCCGGAAAGCTGAAGCGCGCGGACGTATGCGAACCGCCGCCGCTGAAGGCATTTTCGAAGCGCTGA
- the hemB gene encoding porphobilinogen synthase, whose protein sequence is MPFPIQRPRRLRAGETLRRMVRETRLSRDNLLMPLFVEPGTGVERPIPSMPGQSRWSVDRLVEECKAIRDLGIPSVILFGIPESKDPEGTHGYAEDGIVQQAVRALKSDVPGLVVATDVCLCEYTSHGHCGVIENGSVANDATIELLARMAVSHAEAGADLVAPSDMMDGRVGAIRDALDLAGFAETPIMAYSAKYASAFYGPFRDAAESTPAFGDRRSYQMDPANLDEAMREIALDVEEGADIIMVKPALPYLDVIRRAADAFDLPVAAYNVSGEYSMLKAAAAAGWIDHDRAMLEMLTSIRRAGARIILTYFAKDAARLLG, encoded by the coding sequence ATGCCGTTTCCCATTCAGCGTCCGCGCCGACTGCGTGCGGGCGAAACCCTGCGCCGCATGGTTCGCGAGACCCGTCTTTCGCGCGACAACCTGCTGATGCCGCTCTTCGTCGAGCCCGGAACCGGAGTGGAGCGCCCGATTCCGTCCATGCCGGGACAGTCGCGCTGGTCGGTCGATCGGCTCGTCGAGGAGTGCAAGGCGATCCGCGATCTGGGCATTCCTTCGGTCATTCTGTTCGGAATTCCCGAATCGAAGGACCCCGAGGGAACGCACGGGTACGCCGAGGACGGTATCGTGCAGCAGGCGGTACGCGCGCTGAAAAGTGACGTCCCCGGCCTGGTCGTCGCGACCGACGTTTGCCTTTGCGAATACACGAGCCACGGGCACTGCGGCGTGATCGAGAACGGGAGCGTGGCCAACGACGCGACAATCGAACTCCTCGCCCGGATGGCGGTTTCGCACGCGGAGGCCGGGGCGGACCTCGTGGCGCCTTCCGACATGATGGACGGACGCGTCGGAGCGATCCGCGACGCGCTCGACCTCGCGGGCTTCGCCGAGACCCCGATCATGGCGTACTCGGCCAAGTACGCGTCGGCGTTCTACGGGCCGTTTCGTGACGCGGCCGAGTCGACCCCGGCGTTCGGCGACCGGCGTTCGTACCAGATGGACCCGGCGAATCTCGACGAGGCGATGCGCGAGATCGCGCTCGACGTCGAGGAAGGCGCGGACATCATCATGGTCAAGCCGGCCTTGCCCTACCTTGACGTCATTCGCCGCGCGGCCGACGCGTTCGACCTGCCCGTGGCGGCCTATAACGTCAGCGGGGAGTACTCGATGCTCAAGGCGGCGGCGGCGGCCGGCTGGATCGACCACGACCGCGCCATGCTGGAGATGCTCACCTCCATTCGCCGCGCCGGTGCCCGCATCATCCTGACGTACTTCGCGAAGGACGCCGCCAGACTACTCGGCTGA